The genomic window AAGGTATTAATATATAAATCAAAAATAAATTTAAATTATGGGACAATTAACTCAATTTGCGCCATTTCTATTGATGTTCGTGGTAATCTATTTCTTTATGATCAGACCACAACAAAAAAGAGCTAAAAACGAAAAAGAATTTGAAAGCAGCCTAAAAATAGGTGACAGAATAGTTACAAAAAGTGGTTTCCACGGTAAAATTGCAGAATTAGCAGAAACTACAGTTGTAATCGAAACCATGTCTGGAAAATTAAAATTAGAGCGTTCAGCTATTTCTCTTGAATTGAGTGCTGCTTTGAATAAGAAAGCATAAATTTTAAATTACAATATTTTAAATCCCAAATTCTTATAATGGAGTTTGGGATTTTTTTGTTTTTCAAAAATTCACTACAGTTTTGTCATTTCGAACGAAGAGAGAAATCTTCGCAAGGAGCTCCTCAAAGAGTTTAATTCATTTGTATGAAAAATATAGCCAGTGGTTTCAGTCAGGGGAATATGGATTGTGATTATGATTAAGTTCCCGTGGTTGAAACCATGGGCAGTGTTTAGCAGGTGGTGAATGTTCCTAAAAAAAAAAAACCTTTGTCAAAGTTTTAAACTTTGACAAAGGTCTATAATTACTTGGAATTTGGATTTTAAATATTGAAATTTAACTTACCTGTATTTATCATTCAATCCAACATTGTTCAAAATCATCGGAATCACTTTTTCGATTCTCGAAAGTTTCGTTTTTTCTTGTTTTGCTGTTTCAATATATTCTAAAAACTCATATTGTTTATAGGGCGAAAATTTGGCAAATGCTTCTTTTAAAGCTGGATTTTTAACCATTTCTTGATCTAACAATTCCGAAACAATTGCTTCTTTTTTAGAAGGTTTTATAATCTTTCCTTCTTTTTCATTTTCAATAGCTTCAACAATATATTCTAAAATAACAGCTTCGTTTACTGCGTCTTTAGAAGTAAAACGCCATTGCCGTAAAGATTTAGTTTTATCTTCCTGAGCATTTACGAGTTTGTTTTTAGTGTCTTTGAGAAAAACGCCATTGAAAAACCAAATGGCAAAATAATCTTTAAAACCGCCAATTCCGATTACATTTTTTTTGTTATAAACATAAACTGGACCGCCCCATTTTGTGGTTTCAGTTAGTTCTGTTTTGTCGATGATAGTTTTGAGGAGAATCAGTTCTTCTTCCCATTTATCACTGTACTTCCAAATGCCTTTATTATCGGATTGCGATTCCAATTTATTTTTTTGTTTTAGTTTTTTCTGATTTATCAAAAATACCTGGGATTGCAGTAAGTTCAGCAATTTTGACGATTACGTCTGTTGCTTTCTGAATGCTTTCGGCAGGAACATATTCGTATTTTCCGTGGAAGTTGTGTCCGCCCGCAAAAATGTTCGGACAAGGTAATCCCATAAAAGATAATTGCGATCCGTCAGTTCCGCCTCTGATTGGTTTGATGATCGGTTTGATATTTAATTCTTTCATTGCTTTTTCAGCGATATCAACAATATGTTTTACCGGAAGAACCTTTTCTTTCATATTGTAATATTGATCTTTTACCACCGCAATTACGATATCTTCACCAAATTTCTTAGCAAATTTTTTATTGAATTTTTTGGCAATTTTCTCTATAAGCTCTTTTCGCTTTTCGAATTTCTTTTTATTGTGATCACGAATAATCAATTCTAAAACTGTTTCTTCGATATTTCCTTTTATGTGATGAACGTGAAAAAACCCTTCGTAACCTTTTGTTTCTTCTGGGGTTTCTCCTTTTGGAAGTTCATTAATAAATTCATTTGCCAAAAGCATAGAATTAATCATTTTTCCTTTTGCATAACCAGGATGAACACTCTTTCCTTTAAAAGTAATTTTAGCTCCAGCTGCGTTGAAATTTTCATATTCTAATTCGCCAATCTGACTTCCATCCATCGTATAAGCCCATTGTGCTCCGAATTTTTCCACATCAAAATGATGCGCACCGCGTCCAATTTCTTCATCTGGAGTAAAACCAATTCTGATTTTTCCGTGTTTAATTTCTGGATGCTGAATTAGATATTCCATTGCCGAAACAATTTCTGTAATTCCCGCTTTGTCATCGGCACCAAGAAGTGTTGTTCCGTCAGTTGTAATAATGGTTTGTCCTTTATATTGCAGTAAGTCTTTGAAATAATTTGGAGATAAAACAATATTTTTTTCTGCATTCAAAACAATATCTTTTCCATCGTAATTTTCTACGATTTGAGGTTTCACATTGGCACCGCTAAAATCTGGCGAAGTATCAAAGTGAGAAACAAAACCTATTGTTGGAACTTCGTGATCTACGTTGCTTGGCAGCGTTGCCATGATATACGCTTTATCATCAATAGTTACATCTTCAAGTCCGATTGTTTTTAGTTCTTCAACTAATTTATTGGCTAAATTCCACTGCTTTTCAGTACTTGGCGTTGTTTGCGAATTTGGATCTGATTCTGTATCAATTGTTATATAACTAATAAAACGATCTATGATATGTTGCATTTCTTTGATTTTTTAGCAAATATAGAAAATTTTTCTCCTGCATAATTTAGCTTTCCATATCTGAATTAATAAAAAAAGGGATTCTGTGCAGAATCCCTTTCATTTGTTTTTTTAATATTATTTGCTTTTTACGCATCTAAAACCTACGTGGTTTGCGGCAGATCTGATTTCTCCTTTTCCTCTTGTTCCAACCATGTATCGTGTGCAATATTGGTCGGTACATAAAAAAGAACCGCCTCGATGAACTCGTTTAACTTCTGTCGGATCATTTGGATTATTATAAGCATCAGGTCCTTGCGGATTTTTTACTGTTTTGCCACTATCGGCCAATGATTTGTAATAGTCGACACTGTACCAGTCATTTACCCATTCCCATACATTTCCTGCCATATCATATAAGCCATAAGCATTTGGTGCATATTGAGCTGTAGGAGCAATTCCTTTAAATCCGTCTTCTCCAGTATCGCCATCTTTTATAGGGAAATGTCCTTGGTATATATTAGCTTGAAATTTTCCTTTAGGTTTTAAGTCATTTCCCCAAGCATATAGATTACCTGTTTTACCGCCACGAGCTGCAAATTCCCACTCTGCTTCAGTTGGAAGCCTTTTTCCAGCCCACTTTGCATAAGCTGCTGCATCTTCATATACCACATGTACAACAGGATATTTCTCTTTTCCTTTAATTGTGCTTTGAGGACCATCAGGGTGTCTCCAGTCAGCACCAGGTTCGTAACGCCACCATTGCAGAAAATTGTTTAAATTAACAGCAGATGGAGTAGGTGTAAACACAACGGAACCCGTTATAAGATCTTCTTCGCTTGCACCAGGAAATTCTTCTTTAGTTGGTTTTTGCTCCGCAACCGTTACGTAGCCAGTGGCTTTTACAAATTTTTCGAACTCTTCATTGGTGACTTCGGTTTTATCCATATAATATCCATCAACATAAACTCGGTGAATAGGAGCAGCGTCTTTCGTTACACCTTTAATACTGCATAAACTTTCATCTTCAACATTGCTTCCCATTGAGAATTCGCCGCCTGGAATCCAAACCATGCCCTCTGGAGCTTTTCCTGCAGGTTTATCTTTGTTTTCAATAGTTGGCTTAAATGCTGAAGCTTCTGAAGTGTTTGGAATTTCATGACATTCAGCAGCTATATCTTTTTTCGGCAACATTAACTTGGTATAGCTATAAGCAAGTGAAATAATAGAAATTGTCAGCACAGCAAAAATCCAAAAAGTTTTATTTTTCATGGTAAATGATTTTGATCTGATATTGGTTGTCAAATAGATGGGATAAAATTATAAAAATAATTATTAATACTATAGTAATTATATGGGATTAATAAATTATTTGTCTTTTTCAACAAGGACTACTTCGTATTTTTCTTTGCCATCAACTTGAACTGGCTGATAGTAAGTTTCTCCAAATTTGACATATTTTACATCTCCAATCGTAACTTCTTCACCGCCTTCGGGTAAATTATCTACAATTGTCCCTGCTGTTGGAGGTACTACTTTATAAGTACTGCCGTCTTTTTCATAGTAAGTTCCTCCGTAGTAATAATTATTTACCGTTCCGGTATTAACGGTTTGTGCGCCGCTTGGAATATTATTAACAGTTCCGCCGACAGGTGCAGGAACGGCAGTGTAACCTCCGTTAGAAGGTGCATACCAAACTCCTTGATCATAATGATATTGTGAACTTTCGACGCTTACTACTATTGCTGTAACCGCTAAAGTTGCTACAAAAAATCCCCAAGGATGCCATGTTGGACCATAGTAATAAGGTCTGTAAGGATGAAAATAGTATGGATTATAAGCGTGATATCTATAACCGCCATATACGTACGGAGGACGTGCATAAACAACCGTATTTCTTCTCACGACAGTATTTCTATTATTGTTTATGGTAATATCTCTGCTTCGGTCAACATTTCTTGTATTGCCGCTTATGTTTGTATTTCTATTGCCTGAATTTATGGTGTTATTAGAATTACGGTTTGTTGTATTGTTTCTGTTGTTAATCTTAGTATTGGAACTATTAGTAGGTCTTGTAACTTTAGTTCCCGAACCATTAGATCCAGGTCTAGTTACTGCTGGTTTGCTGGTAGAAGGCCTATTTACTGCTGGTCTAGATTGATTTGCAGGTCTTGTTGCCGCCGGTCTTGTCTGTGTGCCTCCGCTGGGTCTGTGTACTCCGCCACCATTTCCTCCAACTCGGCGCTGTGCTATGCTGTCAATAGAAATC from Flavobacterium fluviale includes these protein-coding regions:
- the yajC gene encoding preprotein translocase subunit YajC, producing MGQLTQFAPFLLMFVVIYFFMIRPQQKRAKNEKEFESSLKIGDRIVTKSGFHGKIAELAETTVVIETMSGKLKLERSAISLELSAALNKKA
- the pepT gene encoding peptidase T, whose translation is MQHIIDRFISYITIDTESDPNSQTTPSTEKQWNLANKLVEELKTIGLEDVTIDDKAYIMATLPSNVDHEVPTIGFVSHFDTSPDFSGANVKPQIVENYDGKDIVLNAEKNIVLSPNYFKDLLQYKGQTIITTDGTTLLGADDKAGITEIVSAMEYLIQHPEIKHGKIRIGFTPDEEIGRGAHHFDVEKFGAQWAYTMDGSQIGELEYENFNAAGAKITFKGKSVHPGYAKGKMINSMLLANEFINELPKGETPEETKGYEGFFHVHHIKGNIEETVLELIIRDHNKKKFEKRKELIEKIAKKFNKKFAKKFGEDIVIAVVKDQYYNMKEKVLPVKHIVDIAEKAMKELNIKPIIKPIRGGTDGSQLSFMGLPCPNIFAGGHNFHGKYEYVPAESIQKATDVIVKIAELTAIPGIFDKSEKTKTKK
- a CDS encoding formylglycine-generating enzyme family protein, which translates into the protein MKNKTFWIFAVLTISIISLAYSYTKLMLPKKDIAAECHEIPNTSEASAFKPTIENKDKPAGKAPEGMVWIPGGEFSMGSNVEDESLCSIKGVTKDAAPIHRVYVDGYYMDKTEVTNEEFEKFVKATGYVTVAEQKPTKEEFPGASEEDLITGSVVFTPTPSAVNLNNFLQWWRYEPGADWRHPDGPQSTIKGKEKYPVVHVVYEDAAAYAKWAGKRLPTEAEWEFAARGGKTGNLYAWGNDLKPKGKFQANIYQGHFPIKDGDTGEDGFKGIAPTAQYAPNAYGLYDMAGNVWEWVNDWYSVDYYKSLADSGKTVKNPQGPDAYNNPNDPTEVKRVHRGGSFLCTDQYCTRYMVGTRGKGEIRSAANHVGFRCVKSK
- a CDS encoding DUF6515 family protein gives rise to the protein MKNINKTIHKVVLTCLAGSFFLISIDSIAQRRVGGNGGGVHRPSGGTQTRPAATRPANQSRPAVNRPSTSKPAVTRPGSNGSGTKVTRPTNSSNTKINNRNNTTNRNSNNTINSGNRNTNISGNTRNVDRSRDITINNNRNTVVRRNTVVYARPPYVYGGYRYHAYNPYYFHPYRPYYYGPTWHPWGFFVATLAVTAIVVSVESSQYHYDQGVWYAPSNGGYTAVPAPVGGTVNNIPSGAQTVNTGTVNNYYYGGTYYEKDGSTYKVVPPTAGTIVDNLPEGGEEVTIGDVKYVKFGETYYQPVQVDGKEKYEVVLVEKDK
- a CDS encoding YdeI/OmpD-associated family protein; protein product: MESQSDNKGIWKYSDKWEEELILLKTIIDKTELTETTKWGGPVYVYNKKNVIGIGGFKDYFAIWFFNGVFLKDTKNKLVNAQEDKTKSLRQWRFTSKDAVNEAVILEYIVEAIENEKEGKIIKPSKKEAIVSELLDQEMVKNPALKEAFAKFSPYKQYEFLEYIETAKQEKTKLSRIEKVIPMILNNVGLNDKYR